The Ananas comosus cultivar F153 linkage group 2, ASM154086v1, whole genome shotgun sequence genome contains a region encoding:
- the LOC109727644 gene encoding uncharacterized protein LOC109727644: MERLSYWVTSQGWIFLLDPLLLKTFLWDPITLRKVRLPSMELNLPKECKCLLSEQPTDPNCSVVIIDPTNSIFWYCHPGENKWVKHKNICYSKINLDRIAVVKGRIYHYDLCDEKLEIFEFSPFSNIITFPIKKYEDPAGRNMFEHYLLESRGELFLVFFWFLRFSARTIAHICVWKMDFSKLAWFPVESLGDQVFFVSRISGFAASARELGFKKNCIYFVNSDDRYLHIFDMEEGTIATHDPCPNLSVSWCEPFFMMPTRS; the protein is encoded by the coding sequence ATGGAAAGACTTAGTTACTGGGTGACTTCTCAAGGTTGGATATTTCTACTCGATCCTCTATTGTTGAAAACTTTTCTGTGGGACCCCATAACCTTAAGGAAGGTTAGACTACCATCTATGGAGCTCAATTTGCCGAAAGAATGCAAGTGCCTGCTCTCCGAACAGCCTACTGACCCAAACTGTTCTGTGGTAATTATAGATCCTACAAATAGTATTTTCTGGTACTGCCATCCTGGAGAGAACAAGTGGGTCAAACACAAGAATATCTGCTACTCAAAGATAAACTTAGATAGAATAGCTGTTGTGAAGGGCAGGATTTATCATTATGATCTTTGCGATGAGAAGCTAGAAATATTCGAATTTTCTCCATTCTCGAATATTATAACTTTTCCTATAAAGAAGTACGAGGATCCAGCCGGCCGTAATATGTTTGAACACTATTTATTGGAGTCTCGCGGGGAGTTGTTTCTagtatttttttggtttctaaGGTTCAGTGCTAGAACAATCGCCCATATCTGTGTCTGGAAGATGGATTTCTCAAAGCTGGCATGGTTTCCGGTAGAAAGTCTAGGGGATCAGGTGTTCTTTGTGAGTAGAATATCAGGATTTGCCGCATCTGCGAGAGAGCTTGGTTTTAAGAAAAATTgcatatattttgtaaattccGATGACAGATACTTACATATCTTTGACATGGAAGAAGGGACTATTGCTACTCACGATCCATGCCCGAATCTCAGTGTCTCTTGGTGCGAGCCTTTCTTCATGATGCCTACCCGTAGTTGA